The Planctomycetia bacterium genome segment AGCAAGACGGTCTATCTGCCCTGGCAGCAGTACGAAGCCGGCATGAAGCATCTTGTCGGCGATGCTAAACGCGTGGCGATGGAGTATTCTCCCCGCAATGCCGTGCCTTATGTGAGCAAGGTGGATGCAGGCACCATTGAACTGGTGCGGTCGTTCGGTGTGGAAGTTCTCAGCTCCGGCGATCTTATTCAAGCCTTTGAAGCGACATGGGATGATGAACAGGAAGCGATGCACTTTGAAGCAGCTAGACTTACCGATGCAGCTTACGGCGTGGCGTGGAAGTTTCTTGCTGATGAGGTGCGGAGCAAAGGTTCCGTAACTGAACGTGCTGTGCAGCAGAAGATCATGGCGTACTTTGAATCAGTCAACATGACAACGTATTCGCCGCCGATTGTTGGTGTGAATGAGCACAGCGGCGATCCGCATTTCGATACTGGCGATGCTCCAATCAAGGAAAACGACTTTGTGCTGATCGACCTGTGGGCCAAGATGAAGAAGCCCCGGGCTGTTTACAGTGATTTGACCCGCGTGGGCTACGTCGGTAAATCGGTGCCTGAGAAATATACGAAGATCTTTAACATTGTTGCAGCAGGGCGTGATGCGGGCATTGCCAAGGTAAAGGATACGCTGGCAGCAGGCAAGGTGCTGCATGGCTGGGAAGTTGATCAGGCTACCCGCGATGTCATCGTCAAAGCTGGCTATGGTGATTACTTCGTCCACCGCACCGGCCACAGCATCGGACA includes the following:
- a CDS encoding M24 family metallopeptidase, whose amino-acid sequence is MFNLTAVQKAIAEQGFDGWLMCDFRGNNVLAQRIIELSTEKMSSRRWAYFVPAKGEPRKLVHRIESTALDHLPGSKTVYLPWQQYEAGMKHLVGDAKRVAMEYSPRNAVPYVSKVDAGTIELVRSFGVEVLSSGDLIQAFEATWDDEQEAMHFEAARLTDAAYGVAWKFLADEVRSKGSVTERAVQQKIMAYFESVNMTTYSPPIVGVNEHSGDPHFDTGDAPIKENDFVLIDLWAKMKKPRAVYSDLTRVGYVGKSVPEKYTKIFNIVAAGRDAGIAKVKDTLAAGKVLHGWEVDQATRDVIVKAGYGDYFVHRTGHSIGQETHGNGANIDNLETQDQRKIMRRTCFSIEPGIYLPEFGVRSEVNVYIDGQGKVHVTGGELQTEVLAVMAKY